In the genome of Bremerella sp. P1, the window TTCGACTGGACACAAAACCCGAACATCGTTTGGGTCAAATTGGAGAATCTGGATTTCTCCGAAGGACAACCTGTGAAGCAAATCGATCCACGCAATCCCAACCTTGTCGGTGAAGTCTCGCAGGCTTTTGAGCCTGTGAAATAACTTGCACACGTTTCACCACGAGCCACAACCAAGAAGGAAACACTCCGATGAATATTTCTCTTTCCGCAAGCAGTCTCACCAAGTCTTTGCTTGCCACCTTGCTCGTTGTCGAGATGATGGGCGTTGTTCTCATCGCATCGCCAGCGGTAGCTCAGGACAAGTATGCCAGTGCGAAGGAACTGGGACTGATGGAAGGCTTCCCGCCACCACTGGAGAAACGCGTTACCAAGGCCAATGCGATTCAGAATCCACCATTTAATCGTTGGGCCTATCAGCACATGCGGATGTTCTACCCAACGGCGAATGTCCCAGCCGCAGATAAGCCGGTGCCGCTTGGCAAAACCATCGACTGGACGATCGAAAACGGCGTTAAGATCAATGAGCCAGGTACTGGAAAGACAAAGAAGATGGCCGACTTCCTGAAGGAGACTTGGACCGACGCCATCGTCGTGATCCGCGGCGACCAGATCGTCTACGAAAAGTACCTCAACGACATGACCCCCAATACGCCCCATCAGATGATGTCGGCCACCAAGTCGTTCGGCGGGCTCCTTGGGCTGATCGCCGTGGCCAATGGCAACGCAAAAGAGAGCGATCTGGTTACAAAATATGTGCCAGAACTCGATGTGGAAGATGGAGCTTTCGCGAAGGCCACTTTCGGCCAGGTTCTCAACATGACCAATTCGATGGACTTCTCCGAAGTCTACGACGATCCCAATTCAGGCATCATGACCTATGTCGCTGTATTGGGCTGGAAGCCCAAACAGGAAGGACGTGAATACCCGGCCAGCCTGTACGACTACCTGGTAACGCTCAAGGCCGACAAGGCCCACAAAGACGGCGAAATCTTCCACTACCAGACGCCGAAGACCGACGTGGTAAACTGGGTCACCAACCGCGCGAATAACGCTTCCTTCCAGAAGGCACTCTACGACGAGGTATGGTCGAAGATCGGCACCGAAGGGGAAACTTACGTGCTGATGGACAACGACGCCACGGTAGTTGCCGGCG includes:
- a CDS encoding serine hydrolase domain-containing protein, which produces MNISLSASSLTKSLLATLLVVEMMGVVLIASPAVAQDKYASAKELGLMEGFPPPLEKRVTKANAIQNPPFNRWAYQHMRMFYPTANVPAADKPVPLGKTIDWTIENGVKINEPGTGKTKKMADFLKETWTDAIVVIRGDQIVYEKYLNDMTPNTPHQMMSATKSFGGLLGLIAVANGNAKESDLVTKYVPELDVEDGAFAKATFGQVLNMTNSMDFSEVYDDPNSGIMTYVAVLGWKPKQEGREYPASLYDYLVTLKADKAHKDGEIFHYQTPKTDVVNWVTNRANNASFQKALYDEVWSKIGTEGETYVLMDNDATVVAGGGLNATPYNLTRFAMMMLNGGKFNGKQVIPASVVDTIAKGGSIEAFDTGPDSDDVVHKKGEWSYRGQWWVKHTPGMEAFMAIGVHGQWIYIDRNHDIAIVKLGSMPVSKDTYLDGYNLEGFYGIVRYLSGK